In Gadus chalcogrammus isolate NIFS_2021 chromosome 13, NIFS_Gcha_1.0, whole genome shotgun sequence, a single genomic region encodes these proteins:
- the LOC130401534 gene encoding vimentin-like yields MRATSYSQRSLQVSGSNSRVRVQSPSPARCRGTSYDSRGRSGFQGQALAIELGTEMHQQHADEKEEMQELNTRFAGYIEKVQALEHRNASLQAELGALQGRYKGGPTGIGEEYELRFKEVRELIESLTNEKGAADIERGYIAEEVEVWRLKLEEELALKEEAEMILREFRQDVDDATLQKAELERSVEQLVAEIEFLKKLHDEEVADLMKQIEESKVTVEQNGDRPDLAAYLRNMRAEIESVAARNVQEAEKWYKGKFDTLKVHASKNEEQMNAMKNDIATYSTQVTELQNQIDGVRARNASLEQQLDDMEMAHMDKVNALEAVIAQLEAQLCETKLEMTKYLQDYKDLLHIKLRLDAEIATYRKLLEGEESRLGLKADPATGI; encoded by the coding sequence ATGAGGGCCACGTCTTACTCCCAGAGGAGCCTGCAGGTCAGCGGCTCCAACAGCCGGGTGCGGGTCCAGAGCCCGTCCCCGGCCCGTTGCCGCGGCACCTCCTACGACAGCCGAGGACGCTCGGGGTTCCAGGGCCAGGCCCTGGCCATCGAGCTGGGCACGGAGATGCACCAGCAGCACGCCgacgagaaggaggagatgCAGGAGCTTAACACCAGGTTCGCCGGATACATTGAGAAAGTCCAGGCCCTGGAGCACAGGAACGCCTCCCTCCAGGCCGAGCTGGGCGCCCTCCAGGGCCGCTACAAAGGGGGCCCAACGGGCATCGGGGAGGAGTACGAGCTCCGGTTCAAGGAGGTGCGGGAGCTGATCGAGTCCCTGACCAACGAGAAAGGTGCGGCCGACATCGAGCGCGGCTACATCgcggaggaagtggaggtgtgGCGCCtcaagctggaggaggagctggcgcTCAAGGAGGAGGCCGAGATGATCCTGCGGGAGTTCCGGCAGGACGTGGACGACGCCACTCTGCAGAAGGCGGAGCTGGAGAGAAGCGTGGAGCAGCTGGTCGCCGAGATCGAGTTCCTCAAGAAGCTTCACGACGAAGAGGTGGCCGACCTCATGAAGCAGATCGAGGAGTCCAAGGTCACCGTTGAGCAGAACGGCGACCGACCAGACCTGGCCGCATACCTGCGCAACATGCGCGCCGAGATCGAGTCGGTGGCCGCCCGCAACGTCCAAGAGGCGGAGAAGTGGTACAAGGGCAAGTTTGACACGCTCAAAGTGCACGCCAGCAAGAACGAAGAGCAGATGAACGCCATGAAGAACGACATCGCTACGTACAGCACGCAGGTGACCGAGCTGCAGAACCAGATCGACGGGGTGAGGGCTCGCAACGCGTccctggagcagcagctggacGATATGGAGATGGCTCACATGGACAAAGTGAACGCCCTCGAGGCGGTCATCGCCCAGCTGGAAGCCCAGCTCTGTGAGACCAAGCTGGAGATGACCAAGTACCTGCAGGACTACAAGGACCTGCTGCACATTAAGCTGAGGCTGGACGCCGAGATCGCCACCTACAGGAAGCtcctggaaggagaggagagccggCTCGGTCTCAAGGCTGACCCAGCAACAGGGATCTAA